Proteins found in one Miscanthus floridulus cultivar M001 chromosome 4, ASM1932011v1, whole genome shotgun sequence genomic segment:
- the LOC136549549 gene encoding suppressor protein SRP40-like isoform X4, giving the protein MEESNMTPGIAIGKLVAFEMSRKMGQEEASSSSKGKALACSEKKKMKGKQVETSSSSSSSSEEEEEDENDDDDDEESSDDDQSSSSTSDLDEESIKLIKKVEKMIVRLNVKGVPIQIQDLIFTNQRDEQRKKGCYGCGELGHFVEVCPNKPTPKAKKKACKNKALTSIRSWDNSSSEEDHHKRRGRKHSSSSSSRVCLMARGNESSSSSESDSEDDLPSYNTIVQQNLKYAKVCTSQQKKLKNLKEELGSSQEAYKNLLEQYENFANLNVELSTKIEQFEASATTNACTINDEQLLKKNEKLKEKLASSQEAYNSLLAKMETMCKHCDELTNKVANLEAVSTNPTKASKKKSSIFNMSKKDASTSCNDLCLDSPLCNQVCVEKVIVDTCTQEVAKENEQLKQEVARLTKDLTQVKGKAKQTQLH; this is encoded by the coding sequence atggaggagagcaatatgaccccgggcatagccattggcaagttagtggcatttgaaatgtcacgtaagatggggcaagaagaagcttcttcatcaagcaaaggcaaagctctcgcttgtagcgagaaaaagaagatgaagggcaagcaagttgagacaagctcaagctcaagttcctcaagtgaagaagaagaagaagatgagaacgatgatgatgatgatgaagaatcaagtgatgatgatcaatcttcctcctccacctccgaccttgatgaagaatcaatcaaacttatcaaaaaggtagagaagatgatcgtaaggctcaatgtcaagggtgtgcccatccaaattcaagacctcattttcactaatcaaagagacgagcaaagaaagaaaggatgctatggatgcggcgagttggggcactttgtggaagtttgtccaaacaagcccacgcccaaggcaaagaagaaggcgtgcaagaacaaagccctcacatcaataaggtcatgggataattcctcaagtgaagaagatcatcacaagaggcgagggcgcaagcactcatcatcaagctcttctcgtgtgtgccttatggcacgaggtaatgaaagctcatcctctagtgagagcgatagtgaagATGATTTGCcatcttataatacaattgtgcaacaaaatcttaaatatgctaaagtttgcactagtcaacaaaagaaactcaaaaatttaaaagaagagctaggtagttcacaagaagcatacaaaaatttgcttgaacaatatgaaaactttgcaaatctcaatgttgaactatctactaaaattgagcaatttgaggctagtgcaacaacaaatgcatgcacaatcaatgatgagcaacttttaaagaaaaatgaaaaattaaaagaaaagttagctagctcacaagaagcatataatagtttgcttgctaaaatggaaaccatgtgcaaacattgtgatgagctaactaataaagttgctaatcttgaagccgttagcacaaaccccaccaaggcatctaaaaagaaaagttctatctttaacatgtctaaaaaggatgcctctacttcttgtaatgatttatgtttagactcacctttgtgcaaccaagtttgtgttgagaaagttattgtagatacatgcacacaagaggttgcaaaggagaatgagcaactcaagcaagaagtagctcgcctcaccaaggacttgactcaagtaaaaggcaaggcgaagcaaacccaacttcattaa